The Nocardia sp. NBC_01503 sequence GCTGTCAAAAGGTCGATGGCCTCGGAGAACGTGTCATATTGTGCGTGCTTTCCGGAGACAGGGAATACTGGTCAGTCGACCAGAACAATGGGTGGGATGACAACGCGAAAAGGGAGCGATCGATGAATGTGGACCGCCGTGGCTTTCTGACCGGCGCGGCCACCGCCGCCGGACTGGCCACCGCCGCGAGCCTGACGAGCGCCGGTACCGCCGGAGCCCAGCCCGCGCCCGCCACCACGGTCGCGAAACTGCCTTTCCCGGAAGGTGATTCGCTGCGCATCCTGGTGACCGGCGATGCCGGAACCGGCGCCCGCCCGCAATGGGCCGTCGCCGACGCCGCCCGTGCCCTGCACGCGCGCGAGCCGTTCTCCCTCGCCCTCGGCCTAGGCGACAATGTGTACGAACAGGGTCCGTGGGCCGATGACGACGCCCAGTTCAACGCCAAATTCGAGGACCCCAATCGCGGCCTCGACTTCCCCTGGATCATGGTGCAGGGCAATCACGACAACAGTTCGATCCTGCCCGGCGACGGCGGCTGGCTGCTGCGCGGTGACCATGAGGTCGCCTATCATTCGCGCTCCGAACGCTGGTGGATGCCGTCGCGCTACTACTCGGTGCCGATCGGCTCGCTGGTCGAATTCTTCGTATTGGATCTGAATCCCATCGCGGCCTATCTGCCGCCGCTGTTCGAACCGTACTGGGCGGCCGACGGTCAATTCATGACCGAACAGGCGGCCTGGCTGGATGGCGCGCTCGCGGCGTCGACCGCCAAGTGGAAGATCGTCTGCACGCATCACCCGTATCTGAGCAATGGCAGTCACGGAAATGCCGGTGCATACGAGGGTTTGAATATCGCGCCCATCAACGGCATTCATGTGAAGGAGTTCTTCGAGGCCCATGTGCTGGGCCGCGCCCAGTTCCTGCTCTCCGGGCATGATCACTGCCTGCAGGTGCTGGAACCGACCGCGGCGTGCAAGGGCACCCGGCAGCTCGTCTCGGGGGCGGCCGCCAAGACCAACTCCGGTGCGCATGCCACGGACAGCCGCAAGGTCACCCCGGCGCTGTTCGAGAA is a genomic window containing:
- a CDS encoding metallophosphoesterase, encoding MNVDRRGFLTGAATAAGLATAASLTSAGTAGAQPAPATTVAKLPFPEGDSLRILVTGDAGTGARPQWAVADAARALHAREPFSLALGLGDNVYEQGPWADDDAQFNAKFEDPNRGLDFPWIMVQGNHDNSSILPGDGGWLLRGDHEVAYHSRSERWWMPSRYYSVPIGSLVEFFVLDLNPIAAYLPPLFEPYWAADGQFMTEQAAWLDGALAASTAKWKIVCTHHPYLSNGSHGNAGAYEGLNIAPINGIHVKEFFEAHVLGRAQFLLSGHDHCLQVLEPTAACKGTRQLVSGAAAKTNSGAHATDSRKVTPALFENFTDLGFMVLELTASSADLTVHTVDPSNGQSTNAFQRRLV